One genomic segment of Rivularia sp. PCC 7116 includes these proteins:
- a CDS encoding trypsin-like peptidase domain-containing protein — MSNKLSFPKSLAYLSVFFAGAAFTLPVTQLLPTEASQQQEELRIAQVPGNTSQAVPNNFIATAVEKTGPAVVRIDSTRTSSRGRRSRQSSGIGSGFIIDSNGTILTNAHVVKGSSKVRVTLGNGRNLMGEVVGLDDLTDVAVVKVSANNLPTVEMGNSQNLKPGEWAIAIGNPLGLDNTVTAGIISGTGRSSGVIGAADKRVRFIQTDAAINPGNSGGPLLNQRGEVIGINTAIIGRAQGLGFAIPINKAQQIASQLIAGEKVAHPYLGIRMTNLTSDLKEDLSRELGLRLSTNQGIVIVDVARNSPAARAGLRAGDVIQQIDGKSVKTADEVQLAVEKTSVGGNVQVAVNRGGRNVNIRVQPGQFPVSQG, encoded by the coding sequence ATGAGTAACAAACTATCCTTTCCAAAATCGCTAGCTTATTTATCTGTATTCTTTGCAGGCGCTGCTTTTACCTTACCCGTAACTCAGTTATTGCCAACTGAAGCTTCACAACAGCAAGAAGAGTTAAGAATCGCTCAAGTACCGGGAAATACCAGCCAAGCTGTTCCCAATAACTTTATCGCTACTGCGGTAGAAAAAACAGGTCCTGCGGTGGTGCGAATCGATTCGACTCGTACTTCTAGTAGAGGAAGACGTTCGAGGCAGTCTAGCGGAATCGGCTCTGGATTTATCATTGATTCCAACGGTACCATCCTTACTAATGCTCACGTAGTCAAAGGTTCTTCTAAAGTTCGAGTTACTTTAGGTAATGGACGCAACTTAATGGGTGAAGTTGTAGGTTTAGACGATTTAACCGACGTTGCTGTGGTGAAAGTTTCCGCGAATAACCTACCGACAGTAGAGATGGGTAATTCCCAAAATCTCAAACCTGGTGAATGGGCGATCGCCATTGGTAATCCTTTGGGATTGGACAACACTGTAACTGCTGGAATCATCAGCGGTACGGGGCGTTCTAGTGGAGTAATTGGTGCTGCTGACAAACGAGTTCGCTTCATCCAAACCGATGCAGCAATTAACCCCGGTAATTCTGGCGGACCTTTATTAAATCAGCGCGGTGAAGTTATTGGTATCAATACCGCGATAATTGGGCGCGCCCAAGGTTTAGGATTTGCTATTCCCATTAATAAAGCTCAGCAGATTGCCAGTCAGTTGATTGCTGGTGAGAAAGTGGCGCATCCTTACTTAGGAATTCGCATGACTAATTTAACTTCAGATTTGAAAGAAGACTTAAGTCGCGAACTAGGTTTAAGGTTATCTACCAATCAAGGTATTGTGATTGTAGACGTTGCTCGTAACTCTCCCGCAGCTAGAGCAGGTTTACGGGCAGGAGATGTAATTCAACAAATTGATGGTAAATCGGTAAAAACCGCAGACGAAGTTCAATTAGCGGTAGAAAAAACATCAGTCGGCGGTAACGTGCAAGTAGCAGTTAATCGCGGCGGTAGAAATGTAAATATCCGCGTTCAACCCGGACAATTCCCCGTTTCTCAAGGCTAA
- the mnmA gene encoding tRNA 2-thiouridine(34) synthase MnmA — translation MEKVVVGLSGGVDSSAVAAILHHQGYEVIGLTLWLMKGKGQCCSEGMVDAAHICEQLGVPHHVVDIRDVFQANIVDYLVTGYSAGVTPLPCSQCNKTVKFGPMLEYAREKLGSNKIATGHYARIKCNETSGRYELLRAFDRNKDQTYFLYDLSQELLGGSIFPLGEVEKSETRRIAAEYKLQTADKPESQDLCLVESNGSMRAFLDKYLAPKKGEIVDAEGKVLGEHDGVHHYTIGQRKGLGIAAPQPLYVIGLDAGANRVIVGDRTTATNPECNVARVNWVSIAEPTSPIRAEVQIRYRSQPVPVTVIPLENSRVRIVFDEPQFSITPGQAAVWYDGEKVLGGGIIERF, via the coding sequence ATGGAAAAAGTCGTAGTAGGTCTTTCCGGTGGCGTTGACAGCTCTGCCGTAGCTGCAATTTTGCACCATCAGGGCTATGAAGTTATTGGTCTTACCCTTTGGCTAATGAAGGGAAAAGGTCAATGTTGCTCTGAAGGTATGGTTGACGCTGCTCATATCTGCGAACAACTGGGCGTTCCCCATCACGTTGTTGATATCCGCGATGTCTTTCAAGCCAATATTGTAGATTATCTAGTAACTGGTTACAGTGCTGGTGTTACGCCCTTACCTTGTTCGCAATGCAATAAAACTGTAAAGTTTGGTCCCATGCTCGAATATGCGCGGGAAAAATTGGGAAGCAATAAAATAGCTACAGGACATTACGCTCGGATAAAATGCAACGAAACCAGCGGACGTTACGAACTTCTACGTGCATTCGATCGCAACAAAGACCAGACATATTTTTTATACGATTTGTCGCAGGAATTACTCGGTGGTTCGATATTTCCTTTAGGAGAAGTAGAAAAATCGGAAACCCGTCGTATTGCTGCTGAATACAAGCTGCAAACAGCCGACAAACCAGAAAGCCAAGATTTATGTTTGGTAGAAAGCAACGGCTCGATGCGTGCTTTTTTAGATAAATATTTGGCTCCCAAAAAAGGCGAAATTGTAGACGCTGAAGGTAAAGTGTTGGGAGAACATGATGGCGTGCATCACTATACTATCGGACAGCGTAAAGGATTGGGGATTGCAGCCCCACAACCTTTATACGTAATTGGTTTGGATGCAGGAGCAAACCGGGTAATCGTTGGCGATCGCACTACAGCAACAAACCCAGAATGTAATGTAGCGCGGGTAAATTGGGTATCAATTGCCGAACCTACAAGTCCGATTCGTGCAGAAGTACAAATTCGCTATCGTTCGCAACCAGTACCCGTCACCGTAATTCCTTTAGAAAACTCTCGCGTCAGAATCGTATTTGACGAACCCCAATTCAGCATTACCCCCGGACAAGCAGCCGTATGGTACGACGGCGAAAAAGTCCTCGGTGGTGGAATAATTGAACGGTTTTAA
- a CDS encoding SPOR domain-containing protein, protein MFNLKHSLIQPGFFTYSLSAVFLGLVSMTPIQAKTPSKSQIVAQLPPGYASQRYNPEADFVSPFSSNNQNFGNYSSNYASYLVIVDNLYSGYLQQVRSVASDAFIPPQKPSVIQVGKFNRLDNAQQMAQELQRRGFNPRIESQNPVAEIPKFPNDPNYRNYPTPPRDNNQRKKHYYVAIPGRSKKLSQIENKIRQSAVGSSLYYQRRKSPRGHHIAVGPFSERLEAEQWNYYLRSLGLSNARVYYGK, encoded by the coding sequence ATGTTTAATCTAAAACATAGCCTGATTCAACCTGGTTTCTTTACATATTCCTTATCAGCAGTTTTCTTAGGGCTTGTTTCAATGACACCGATACAAGCGAAAACTCCTAGTAAATCTCAAATAGTTGCACAATTACCACCAGGGTATGCTTCCCAAAGGTACAACCCAGAAGCAGATTTTGTTTCCCCATTCAGTTCAAACAATCAGAATTTCGGCAATTATTCATCAAATTACGCAAGCTACTTAGTGATTGTAGATAACCTGTATTCTGGATACCTCCAACAAGTACGCTCGGTTGCTTCTGATGCTTTTATACCTCCTCAAAAACCTTCTGTTATTCAAGTTGGAAAATTTAATCGTCTAGATAATGCCCAACAAATGGCTCAAGAGTTGCAGCGTAGAGGTTTCAATCCCCGTATCGAAAGCCAGAATCCTGTAGCAGAGATACCTAAGTTTCCCAACGATCCTAATTACAGAAATTATCCTACTCCTCCTAGAGATAATAACCAGAGGAAAAAACATTATTACGTTGCCATTCCAGGAAGGTCTAAGAAACTATCTCAAATCGAAAATAAAATTAGGCAAAGTGCAGTAGGAAGCTCGCTTTACTATCAAAGAAGAAAATCCCCCAGAGGGCATCACATAGCAGTTGGACCTTTTAGCGAGCGTTTAGAAGCAGAACAATGGAACTATTATTTACGTTCTTTGGGATTAAGTAACGCTAGAGTTTATTACGGAAAGTAG
- a CDS encoding bifunctional ADP-dependent NAD(P)H-hydrate dehydratase/NAD(P)H-hydrate epimerase, which yields MFDNRELISRVAVTAAQMRDIEGRIFAAGMPVAALMEKVAGLITCRTEEILRQGEYSFCSPFSPSLGILAGPGHNGGDALVVARELHFRGYKVKVYCPISKLKELTSQHLQFVRSLDIPCYESIQPLQDCDFFIDGLFGFGLERDITEPIAGAINQLNQWNKPIISIDVPSGLHTDTGEILGVGIRATHTFCLGLWKLGLLEDQALEYIGEAELIDFDIQYTDVQAVLGEFPKIKRITTATALSTLPLPRQQVTHKYKEGHLLLVCGSRRYSGGAILTGLGARASGVGLLSIAVPQSLAATMISHLPEAIIIGCPETESGAIAQLKLPGNKDLNSFDAIACGPGITVDADSVVRKILDCSQDLLLDADGLNILANMGTLPTLHKRQASTILTPHAGEFQRLFPNIDNVNKNRILAVQEAAKQSSAIVLLKGSRTAIANHQGCVWINPQSTPALARGGSGDVLTGLLGGLMAQAVSRNLPVETTVATAAWWHAQAGILAAQERTQLGVDAFTLTKYLMPVVASTKK from the coding sequence ATGTTTGATAACCGAGAATTAATTTCCCGAGTCGCAGTTACCGCAGCCCAAATGCGGGATATTGAAGGACGTATTTTTGCGGCAGGAATGCCTGTAGCTGCTTTGATGGAAAAAGTAGCAGGACTGATTACTTGTCGAACTGAAGAGATTCTAAGACAAGGGGAATATTCTTTCTGCTCTCCCTTTTCCCCCTCCTTGGGAATCCTCGCAGGTCCCGGGCATAATGGGGGTGATGCTTTAGTGGTTGCTCGCGAGTTGCATTTTCGCGGGTATAAAGTAAAGGTTTATTGTCCGATTTCTAAGTTAAAAGAATTAACTTCGCAGCATCTACAATTTGTCCGTAGTTTGGATATTCCTTGCTATGAATCCATTCAACCGCTGCAAGATTGCGATTTTTTTATTGATGGTTTATTTGGTTTCGGTTTAGAAAGAGATATTACCGAACCGATTGCAGGTGCCATTAATCAACTTAATCAATGGAATAAACCAATTATCAGCATTGATGTACCTTCTGGTTTACATACAGATACCGGAGAAATTCTAGGAGTAGGGATTCGCGCAACCCATACTTTTTGCTTGGGTTTATGGAAATTAGGTTTACTCGAAGACCAAGCTTTAGAATATATCGGTGAAGCTGAATTAATCGATTTTGATATTCAATATACAGATGTGCAAGCTGTACTAGGGGAATTTCCTAAAATCAAACGCATTACTACAGCGACTGCACTTTCGACTCTACCTTTACCCCGTCAACAGGTTACTCACAAATATAAAGAAGGTCATTTACTGCTGGTTTGCGGCTCTCGTCGTTATTCGGGAGGTGCAATATTGACTGGTTTGGGAGCGCGTGCTTCTGGTGTGGGACTGCTCTCTATTGCCGTACCGCAGTCTCTTGCTGCCACAATGATTTCACATTTGCCCGAAGCTATAATTATTGGCTGCCCGGAAACTGAGAGCGGCGCGATCGCTCAACTAAAATTACCCGGTAATAAGGATTTAAATAGCTTTGATGCGATTGCTTGCGGTCCTGGTATAACTGTAGATGCGGATTCAGTTGTACGAAAAATATTAGATTGTTCTCAAGATTTACTTTTAGATGCTGATGGTTTAAATATTCTCGCGAATATGGGAACTCTGCCAACTTTACACAAACGGCAAGCATCAACCATACTTACCCCACATGCTGGCGAATTTCAACGCTTATTCCCTAATATCGACAATGTTAATAAAAATAGAATATTGGCAGTACAAGAAGCCGCGAAACAATCTAGTGCAATCGTTCTGCTAAAAGGTTCAAGAACTGCCATTGCAAATCATCAAGGTTGCGTTTGGATTAATCCTCAAAGCACCCCAGCACTAGCTCGTGGAGGTAGTGGTGATGTGTTAACTGGATTACTCGGGGGATTAATGGCGCAAGCGGTATCGCGAAATTTACCTGTAGAAACAACGGTTGCAACTGCTGCATGGTGGCACGCTCAAGCAGGTATTTTAGCTGCCCAAGAACGGACTCAACTAGGTGTAGATGCTTTCACTCTGACAAAATATCTTATGCCCGTTGTAGCCTCTACTAAGAAATAA